CGTCCCCTCGTCCCCGGTGGGAAACCGCTTCCCCGCCCGGTTGCTCACACGGGGACACCCGCGCTGGTGTCCTCGGCCCGTTGGGCGTGCCGCTCCACCGCCTCCAGCACCTTCCGGGGGTCCGCCGGCTTGCCCAGGAAGGAGGCGACCCCGTAGCTGGCGGCGTACAGGGCCCGGTCCCTGGGGCTCATCCCCGCCATGGCCGCCGAGAGGATGACGACGGGGATGGCGAACAGGGTGTCATCCCCCTTCCGGGCGATGAGCAGCCGGTGGCCGTCCATGACGGGCAGGGACATGTCCAGCACCACCATGGTCGGCCGGGGCGAGCGCCCCATCAGCTCGAGCGCCTCCTTCCCATGGCTGGCTGATCGCACGGAGTAGCCATGGGACTCCAGGAAGTGTTGGAGCGACTCGCGAATGTCGGGGTCG
This is a stretch of genomic DNA from Archangium violaceum. It encodes these proteins:
- a CDS encoding response regulator, whose amino-acid sequence is MAPPRGPVLIVEDDPDIRESLQHFLESHGYSVRSASHGKEALELMGRSPRPTMVVLDMSLPVMDGHRLLIARKGDDTLFAIPVVILSAAMAGMSPRDRALYAASYGVASFLGKPADPRKVLEAVERHAQRAEDTSAGVPV